In the Longimicrobium terrae genome, one interval contains:
- a CDS encoding DUF5615 family PIN-like protein, translated as MAQGRVTLLFDANLPPGLVDALTSLGEPVMHVSQIFAPGTPDETWIRYAGDRNWCIVSRDVNITRNAHEAAALRECGVGAFFLLPGKRSPRLCQIIQATIRHWPEIKRLAASEARPFQYQIGERGIKRFR; from the coding sequence GTGGCGCAGGGCCGCGTAACGCTGCTGTTTGACGCCAACCTCCCGCCCGGCCTGGTGGACGCGCTCACCAGCCTGGGCGAGCCGGTCATGCACGTGAGCCAGATCTTTGCGCCGGGGACTCCGGACGAGACGTGGATCCGCTACGCCGGCGACCGGAACTGGTGCATCGTCTCGCGCGACGTGAACATCACCCGCAACGCGCACGAGGCGGCCGCGCTGCGGGAGTGCGGCGTGGGCGCGTTCTTTCTTCTCCCCGGCAAGCGCTCGCCGCGGCTGTGCCAGATCATTCAGGCCACCATCCGGCACTGGCCGGAGATCAAGCGGCTTGCCGCGTCGGAAGCGCGCCCGTTTCAGTACCAGATCGGCGAGCGCGGCATCAAGCGTTTCCGCTGA
- the recF gene encoding DNA replication/repair protein RecF (All proteins in this family for which functions are known are DNA-binding proteins that assist the filamentation of RecA onto DNA for the initiation of recombination or recombinational repair.) → MFLSRLHLRNYRNFAEQVVEFPPQGAALVGDNGQGKTNLLEAIYYLEIFRSFRGAPDEQLVRFGEEVFRAEARLSDGLGGDRTVSAAFDRRARKKKVALNGAEPERLGDALGQVGAVIFSPSDVEIVAGGPGGRRRFLDIVLSLAQPGYLSAVQRYRQALFQRNTLLRKGSSRALVEVWDAGLVLAGSRVIAARQRWVAARADSFAAHYERVAGGQPGRLGYAPSAPEMAEAQGEAQVQEAFRGALARAADREQRRGMTLVGPHRDDLRFTTLSADGAVLELRTYGSGGQQRTGAIALRMVEAETIHEARGRQPLILLDDVFAELDPGRSQRIIDWIETEDGGQVILTSPKPTDFHVRGDTLPRWGIRDGVILQD, encoded by the coding sequence TTGTTCCTCTCCCGCCTCCATCTTCGCAACTACCGCAACTTCGCCGAGCAGGTGGTGGAGTTTCCGCCGCAGGGCGCGGCGCTGGTGGGCGACAACGGGCAGGGCAAGACCAATCTGCTGGAAGCCATCTACTACCTGGAAATCTTTCGCTCCTTTCGCGGCGCGCCGGATGAACAGCTGGTGCGCTTCGGCGAAGAGGTGTTCCGCGCCGAGGCCCGCCTGTCCGACGGCCTGGGCGGCGACCGCACCGTTTCCGCCGCGTTCGACCGGCGGGCGCGCAAGAAGAAGGTGGCGCTGAACGGCGCCGAGCCGGAGCGGCTGGGCGATGCGCTGGGGCAGGTGGGCGCGGTGATCTTTTCGCCGTCGGACGTGGAGATCGTGGCGGGCGGGCCCGGCGGGCGGCGGCGCTTTCTGGACATCGTGCTGTCCCTGGCGCAGCCCGGCTACCTGAGCGCGGTGCAGCGCTACCGGCAGGCGCTCTTCCAACGCAACACGCTGCTGCGCAAGGGAAGTTCGCGCGCGCTGGTGGAGGTGTGGGACGCGGGGCTGGTGCTGGCCGGCAGCCGGGTGATCGCCGCGCGGCAGCGGTGGGTGGCGGCGCGGGCGGACAGCTTCGCCGCGCACTACGAGCGCGTCGCGGGCGGGCAGCCCGGGCGGCTGGGATACGCGCCCTCCGCGCCGGAAATGGCCGAGGCGCAGGGCGAGGCGCAGGTGCAGGAGGCCTTTCGCGGCGCCCTGGCCCGCGCCGCGGACCGCGAGCAGCGGCGCGGAATGACGCTCGTGGGCCCGCACCGCGACGACCTGCGCTTCACCACGCTGTCTGCGGACGGCGCCGTGCTGGAACTGCGTACCTACGGCTCCGGCGGCCAGCAGCGCACCGGCGCCATTGCGCTGCGGATGGTGGAGGCGGAAACGATCCACGAGGCCCGCGGCCGCCAGCCGCTCATTCTGCTGGACGACGTGTTCGCCGAACTGGACCCCGGGCGCTCGCAGCGCATCATCGACTGGATCGAGACGGAGGATGGAGGGCAGGTCATCCTCACCTCCCCCAAGCCCACCGACTTCCACGTCCGCGGCGACACACTTCCCCGCTGGGGCATCCGCGACGGCGTGATCCTGCAGGATTGA